AATTTAATCTGGCGGTAAGTAAACTGGGGATGATTCTTTGTACATaataatttgtacatttgttgaaACAATATatgagttaaaagaaaaaagtgagaaaggggTAGGgatatttaacttttacttccacctactccttttcagacactgtagctttgttttgtttgtttgtatgttttaatttttggtttgaaataaaGTCAGACATTAATTCTTGAGCTTCATCTCAATGTATGACTCTCATGTCCTCTCTTCATTTGACACCACAGGCTCCAACGAACCCAGAACCTGCTGCATGAGAGCACCAGGGNNNNNNNNNNNNNNNNNNNNNNNNNNNNNNNNNNNNATATTTGGATTGTAAATAAACCTGGGATAgttgtttattaatttaatctGGCGGTAAGTAAACTGGGGATGATTCTTTGTACATaataatttgtacatttgttgaaACAATATatgagttaaaagaaaaaagtgagaaaggggTAGGgatatttaacttttacttccacctactccttttcagacactgtagctttgttttgtttgtttatatgttttaatttttggtttgaaataaaGTCAGACATTAATTCTTGAGCTTCATCTCAATGTATTATTCTCATGTCCTCTCTTCATTTGACACCACAGGCTCCAACGAACCCAGAATCTGCTGCATGAGAGCACCAGGGATTTCTTGCAGGTGAAGTTTGACACTCGGGCTCATGAGAAGAGCTGGATGGTGGAGAAGGACCGGCTGCTGAGGGAGCTGGACTCCTGCCACAACCGTCTGAGGAAGACTGGTTCTGCTGGTGCAGAGCCGGGCCGAACGTGGCAacccagcagcagcacagcccTGCTCCTCTCCCGGCCTCAGCCAGAGTTACAGCAGGCGCACAAGGAGGAGCTAAAGgtactttttgttctttttttttttacactgaaggAGAAATCTTTCTTGCtaacttattttttatcatgaatCAGTTTAAATATTGATCAACCTTTTCCCTTCATACTGAAGCTTATTTACTTTGGggtgttatttgtttgttttatttaccttatttaaataaatgtatgttattAGGCACTGCAGGAGGATCTGAAGCAAGCCCACCGTCTGGCTGAGATGTACAGGGAGCAGTGCATTACACTGGAGACAGAACTGTCCCAAATCAGAGAGGAAGGGGATGTAGGCAGAGAAATATTTAAGGTACCACTGTTGGAACAGTGCTTGTAAATGCTCACACatctctgattatttttttcatatttatggCAAGCCCCAGTTTTTCTTAACActgatatttttgtcttttatgagTGCAGGAGCGTTCGGACAAAATGGCCAAACGTCTTCAACTGATGACTCAGCGTTACGAGGCGCTGGAGAAGAGGAGGGTGATGGAGGTGGAGGGCTTTAAGACGGACCTGAAACACCTCAGACAGAAATTCAAAGATGTCGAAAAACAACTTCTCAAGGTAAAAAGACTTTGAGAAGTCTATTAgtgtcttaatttttttcccccatttagTTTTTGGCTTGATCATGAGAAATGAGTTTTGCATCCTGCTGATATCATAATTAGCATTTACATAAACTGTTTAACCTGGTGCATATGTATCCACTGTTTCAGGTTACTCTGAATATTGGGCCCAACCAGGACTTAGCCATTCTGCATGAGGTGCGTCAGACCAACAGCAAGACGAAGAAGGTTCAGGGTGAGCTGATGGCGCTGAAGGCGAAGATCTATGGACTGGAAAACGAGCTGAGATTTAGCTGAAGACTGGACTGTGGTGTCAactgtctgtttgtgttactTTAGTACTGAAACTTAGACTAAATGTTGATTCTGTTTTGGTATTTTGAACTAATAAAGATGTTTTGCATCAGTGATTTTAAATGAACGGACACTCACAGTTATTCACACAATGAATTCTGCAAACAACCACAGGCTTATTTACAGCAAACATCTGGAACTGACATGGAAGAAAAAACG
The Plectropomus leopardus isolate mb unplaced genomic scaffold, YSFRI_Pleo_2.0 unplaced_scaffold1931, whole genome shotgun sequence genome window above contains:
- the LOC121965269 gene encoding coiled-coil domain-containing protein 77-like, which codes for LQRTQNLLHESTRDFLQVKFDTRAHEKSWMVEKDRLLRELDSCHNRLRKTGSAGAEPGRTWQPSSSTALLLSRPQPELQQAHKEELKALQEDLKQAHRLAEMYREQCITLETELSQIREEGDVGREIFKERSDKMAKRLQLMTQRYEALEKRRVMEVEGFKTDLKHLRQKFKDVEKQLLKVTLNIGPNQDLAILHEVRQTNSKTKKVQGELMALKAKIYGLENELRFS